The DNA sequence ACCAATGCTGCGATGCCGATGCGGAGGACAGTGTTCCCCGCGATGTCAGCGACGACGTCGTCTGGGAGCGGCGAAGTCCTATCGTAGCCTGCGAGAAGAAACGTCCAGCCACGGAATTTGATCAGTGCTCCTGTAATCATCAATAGACTGCCGACACTGAGCCACTGCAAGGCAGTAGAGGACGGTTCGATCATCGTCTGTCACCGCAATCAGGATCGATCTCGAACGTGGTTATCATGCCGAGCAGTCCGGTATTCGTGTCCTGCACCGTGAGGCCCGCTTCCGCGACAATTTCTCTTGGTTCTTGGGTCCATCGGCATCCCATCTTCGCATAGTGTGCATCAGTACGCCACTCCTGGTACCTCGCGATTGCTCCCACGTCGCTACGCCCGTGTTCGACCAGGCGAATCGTTCCATCGGGCTTGCAGACACGTTCCATCTCCCGCAGCGCAGCGACCGGGTTCGGGAACGTACACGTCGACAGCGCGGAGATCACCACGTCGAAGCTGTCGTCGGGAAAATCGAGATCCTGTGCGTCCATCTCTCGGAGCGTGCCGTCCATTCCCAGCGCGGCGAGTTGCTCGTCGGCGTTCGCTAGCATTTCCGGGCTGATGTCGATTCCGACGAGATCGACCGTGTCGGGGAGATACCGGAAGTTCGCCCCAGCCCCGCAGGCGACGTCCAGTACCCTCCCTTCCACGTCGCCGAACCGGGAGCGACGATATCGACCAGTGACGACGCGGTCGAACAGCTCGAATCGATGCATCCAGTCGGCATATTCGGCATAGGTGGACTTGATCTCCGAGACCGACATCGATCGGTTCGACGCTGGATCGGTGTCGTCTCGATGGTGCTCGCTGCAGGGCTTGTGCTGCGTCGGTTGTTCAGTTCGAGTCATTGTCGTGGATTCCTTTAGTATCTCGGCGTTCAGACGTGCGAGCTGAAGAACTCGACAGTCCTGGTTATGTACTCGATGCGGTTTTCGGTTCGCTCGACGCCGTGGCCTTCGTCCTCGAATAGCAGGTACTCGTAGTCGACATCCCGCTTTTCTACTGAGGACACGAGCTGTTCGGCTTCACTTTTGGGTACCCGCGGATCGTTCGCCCCCTGAACGATGAGCAGGGGAACGTCGATGTCGTCGGTGTACGTGATTGGGGACCGTTCTTCGTAGAGGACGGGCTTTTCTTCGGGTGTGCCTTGGAGTTTCCGGATCAACACGTCACCCAGATACTGCCGAGCCTCTTCGATGGTCGTCTCCCAGTTGACGACCCCACAGACGCTCGCACCCATGTCGAACGCGTCGGTCGCGCCGACGCCCATCAGGGCCATATAGCCGCCGTAGGACGCGCCGAGAATACCGACCTGGTCCCGGCCTCGATTTCGGAGGTACGCAGCGGCCGCGACGACGTCGGTGAGATCGTCGCCGCCGAGGTCCCCGTCGCTCGCCTTCCGGAAGTCACGTCCGTAGCCGAGACTCCCACGGAAATCCGGTGCGAGAACCTCGAACCCGGCGCGGACGAGCGTCTGCGTAACTATGTCGAGTCGGTTGTAGTGCTGTGCCTCCGGGCCACCGTGGACCTTGACGACACCACCGAGTGGCTCGTCTTCCGGTCTGTAGAGTCGCGCGGCGATCTCCCGGCCGTCGAACGATTCGTAGGTAATCTCCTCGGGGAAAACCGTCTGGACATCGACCTGCCCTTCTTCAACGACGGTCGCCCCGTCGCGCCGAAGATCACCGGCGGTCGCTGGACTCCAGTGCTTGTAGTAGACGTCGCCATCGATGGATTTCAGGTCCATGTTCATACCTGTTCGCTCGACGGTCGTGACGTCGCCATCGCTGAGCACACACAGCCGCCGGTCCCCGCCGCGAGCTTCGATGAACGCGATGTCGCCCTCATCCGTCCACTGTGGGTCGTACTTGTCGTGGTTGTTCACGTAGCAGAGTCTGTAGTCACCGTCGCCGTCCGTGACTGCGAGTTCTCGATACCCCGTCTCGTGGTTGGTCGTAAAGACGATTCCATCTTCCGACCACGCACCGTCGCCGTCGTCGGTAAAGGCGAACGACTGCTCGGAATCGGGTTCGTCAATGAAGACGTCGTCCCTATCGAGGTGGAGGTCCACGAGCTGGAGTGCCGAGTCGTCGAAGGTACCAGCCTGGTAGACGATCCGGTGCCCGTCCGGGGACCACGCGTAGCCCATCACCGGTTCGTCGGCTTCGGATTGCTTGGTGATCGTGCCTTCGTCGATGTCGTACGTGTACAGGTCCAGCGACCGATCTCGATTAGAGATGAAGGCGATCCGATTCGGATCTGTCGGAGCCTGTCGAGCGTTGACGTTGAGGAACTGGTCGTCTACAACCGGCGTTACCGCTCCGGTCTCGGGATCAATCTTCAGGAGGTCGAACTGTTCGTTCCCATCTACATCGCGATAGGCAAGAATTGACTCGTGACCCCGCAACCACGTCGGTGACGTGATATCGCCGTCAGCGTGCGTGAGTCGACCCTCACTGGTCCACAGGTCGTAGTCTCCGTCACCGTAGGCGGCATAGACGACCGTGTCGTCGGGCATCTTCGTGTAGCCGGACACGCCGTGTGCCCCAGCGAGACGATGCACGTACTCGGAAAGCGATTCGACATGTTGCCCCTCGGCAGGCGTTTTGTGTGCCGTCATTGGTTCGAACACCGCGTCGACACTCGGACCATCGTGCTCCCATCCCTTAACAATTATAGAGTATTTGATATATTATCAGGACTGTTTCAAAATTTCGTTTGAGTGGCTAGCCCGGCAATCGGGCGTATCTAAGACGATTTCAACAGTTGGCCCCGACAACGGCCCGATCCATCAAACGAGAATTTTGAAATATATATGTCATTAACGACGACCGTGCTGATCGCTGTGTCGCACACGTTCAGTTCGTGTAACCGTGGCGTTTTTATCGAGAAGCAGTCGCAGTGCACTCGTCTCTCGTTGTAACTCGACTCGATACTCATCAGGGGCAGTCTGGATCTGTTCAGATGTCCATTGGCCGTCCTGAAGATAACGATGGAACTCCCAGGCACCCGTTCCCAGAACGTCGACGCCGTGATCCCAGTGGAAAGCGATCGATTCTGGATGGTAGACTGCTGCATACGGCAGGGGAACACCCATAACGCGCTGACATTGCTGACATTCGTTGACAACCCCGTAAGAGACAGGTACCAGATCCCCGACTGAAGTCGACTCGGCATCCATGACCTCCGTATCGAAATGACCGGCACAGTCCGGACAGACTCCTTGCTGCATTTTGAGAAAGTCGCCGACCTGCTCCCAGATGACAGCATCAATCAGATCAGGCCCTGAGTGAGATCGCGCCTGTGCGGGCCTGATCCGATACGAGAAGGCGGGGCGGTCACATTCGGAACACCGAATCATGAAGTACTGCTCTTCGAGTTGGGCCTCGAGCGGGCTTTCCCCACAGAATAGACACCGCCCATCCGTCTCGATGGTTCCGAAATCCGGCGGCGAGCGAAAGTTCTCGGCGAGAATAAACCTGACCAACTGCTCGCCAGCATGGGTGAACGCGTAGCCGTTCTCATGCTTCCTGAGAAATGTACCCGTGAGTTCTCCGAGGTGATACGAGAGTTTCGACGTGTTGTCTACGCTGACGCGATCGTAAATGTCAGAGAACGATAGTTCGGTGACGCCCGTCTGTCGCTTTTCGTGCTGTGCGAGTGCGACCGTTCGAAGGATTTCGAGTCGAATCTCGTCGGACAAGAGCCCGAATACGTCGGCTGCCGTCTGTTCGGTCTCCATACAGGATAGAACGCGACTGTCGTATTGAAACTACGGCCAGACACCGGGGTGAGGGCAA is a window from the Natrinema halophilum genome containing:
- a CDS encoding S9 family peptidase, with product MTAHKTPAEGQHVESLSEYVHRLAGAHGVSGYTKMPDDTVVYAAYGDGDYDLWTSEGRLTHADGDITSPTWLRGHESILAYRDVDGNEQFDLLKIDPETGAVTPVVDDQFLNVNARQAPTDPNRIAFISNRDRSLDLYTYDIDEGTITKQSEADEPVMGYAWSPDGHRIVYQAGTFDDSALQLVDLHLDRDDVFIDEPDSEQSFAFTDDGDGAWSEDGIVFTTNHETGYRELAVTDGDGDYRLCYVNNHDKYDPQWTDEGDIAFIEARGGDRRLCVLSDGDVTTVERTGMNMDLKSIDGDVYYKHWSPATAGDLRRDGATVVEEGQVDVQTVFPEEITYESFDGREIAARLYRPEDEPLGGVVKVHGGPEAQHYNRLDIVTQTLVRAGFEVLAPDFRGSLGYGRDFRKASDGDLGGDDLTDVVAAAAYLRNRGRDQVGILGASYGGYMALMGVGATDAFDMGASVCGVVNWETTIEEARQYLGDVLIRKLQGTPEEKPVLYEERSPITYTDDIDVPLLIVQGANDPRVPKSEAEQLVSSVEKRDVDYEYLLFEDEGHGVERTENRIEYITRTVEFFSSHV
- a CDS encoding helix-turn-helix domain-containing protein: METEQTAADVFGLLSDEIRLEILRTVALAQHEKRQTGVTELSFSDIYDRVSVDNTSKLSYHLGELTGTFLRKHENGYAFTHAGEQLVRFILAENFRSPPDFGTIETDGRCLFCGESPLEAQLEEQYFMIRCSECDRPAFSYRIRPAQARSHSGPDLIDAVIWEQVGDFLKMQQGVCPDCAGHFDTEVMDAESTSVGDLVPVSYGVVNECQQCQRVMGVPLPYAAVYHPESIAFHWDHGVDVLGTGAWEFHRYLQDGQWTSEQIQTAPDEYRVELQRETSALRLLLDKNATVTRTERVRHSDQHGRR
- a CDS encoding class I SAM-dependent methyltransferase — its product is MTRTEQPTQHKPCSEHHRDDTDPASNRSMSVSEIKSTYAEYADWMHRFELFDRVVTGRYRRSRFGDVEGRVLDVACGAGANFRYLPDTVDLVGIDISPEMLANADEQLAALGMDGTLREMDAQDLDFPDDSFDVVISALSTCTFPNPVAALREMERVCKPDGTIRLVEHGRSDVGAIARYQEWRTDAHYAKMGCRWTQEPREIVAEAGLTVQDTNTGLLGMITTFEIDPDCGDRR